The following are encoded together in the Humulus lupulus chromosome 5, drHumLupu1.1, whole genome shotgun sequence genome:
- the LOC133778167 gene encoding B3 domain-containing protein Os03g0120900-like isoform X2: MDFESSARDNNRMGFSHEDSIEHSTIMATRGVGAGPSWATAADRSIDDHQMMMMMNGPDTKLELMNSSPASGNDDAVSMSRSSSGGGGGAAVVVEREHMFDKVVTPSDVGKLNRLVIPKQHAEKYFPLDSSTNEKGLLLNFEDRNGKPWRFRYSYWNSSQSYVMTKGWSRFVKEKKLDAGDIVSFQRGVTDKERLFIDWRRRPEAVLPDHSSTINIPFSFHHNQHQSPHHHHHHQHRSNIPWSPSLMRPPPMNYGTVFNLQPYRNSYGVSGGIMGSTNSGGGVGGCYNGYGNVVNSVCSAGNPVFYLRPPHNMGSATAAAAAAGVSLQEEQYPIGIVQPQHHHHVEGSVVYGSVPVVHGKAAVAGKRLRLFGVNMECSSGSANSPSDDQSEECELISSHHHNRHHSMHHSSSSSSSPPQTILSSQASLGQLRLYNGTPIPGISTVDFLNKGKAFNFDI, translated from the exons ATGGATTTTGAGTCTTCAGCGAGAGATAATAATCGCATGGGGTTTTCTCACGAGGATAGTATTGAGCATAGTACGATTATGGCGACCAGAG GAGTAGGAGCTGGACCCAGCTGGGCTACGGCGGCGGATAGGTCAATCGACGATCatcagatgatgatgatgatgaatggTCCAGATACGAAGCTAGAGCTGATGAACTCTTCGCCTGCGAGTGGAAACGACGACGCCGTTTCGATGAGCAGATCATCAtccggaggaggaggaggagcagcAGTAGTGGTCGAAAGAGAGCACATGTTCGATAAAGTAGTAACGCCGAGCGACGTGGGGAAGCTGAACCGTCTGGTGATCCCAAAACAGCACGCGGAGAAGTACTTCCCTTTAGACTCATCCACCAACGAGAAGGGACTTCTCCTCAATTTCGAAGACCGGAACGGCAAGCCATGGCGCTTCCGCTACTCCTACTGGAACAGTAGCCAGAGCTACGTCATGACCAAAGGCTGGAGCCGTTTCGTCAAGGAGAAGAAGCTCGACGCAGGCGATATCGTTTCCTTTCAGCGCGGTGTCACTGATAAAGAACGTCTCTTTATTGACTGGAGACGCCGTCCCGAAGCCGTTCTACCAGACCACTCCTCAACCATTAACATCCCCTTCTCGTTCCACCACAACCAACATCAATcgccccaccaccaccaccaccaccaacaccGCTCCAACATCCCGTGGAGCCCTTCGCTAATGCGGCCACCGCCTATGAATTACGGCACTGTTTTCAATCTTCAGCCCTATCGCAACAGCTATGGAGTGAGTGGTGGTATTATGGGTAGTACTAATAGCGGTGGCGGAGTAGGAGGTTGTTACAATGGTTACGGGAATGTGGTGAATTCGGTTTGTTCAGCTGGGAACCCGGTGTTTTACCTTAGACCACCGCATAATATGGGCTCGGCCAcggctgctgctgctgcagcCGGGGTTTCATTACAAGAGGAACAGTATCCAATCGGAATTGTGCAGCCGCAGCACCACCATCATGTGGAGGGGTCCGTTGTGTACGGTTCGGTGCCGGTGGTACACGGTAAGGCTGCTGTAGCCGGGAAGAGATTAAGACTGTTTGGTGTGAACATGGAGtgtagtagtggtagtgctaATTCACCATCAGATGATCAATCCGAAGAATGTGAGTTGATTTCATCTCATCATCATAACCGTCATCACTCTATGCaccactcttcttcttcttcttcttctcctcctcaaacTATTCTGTCGTCTCAAGCTTCTCTCGGCCAGTTACGGCTCTATAATGGCACACCAATTCCAGGGATTTCAACTGTTGATTTCCTCAACAAAGGGAAGGCCTTCAATTTTGACATCTGA
- the LOC133778167 gene encoding B3 domain-containing protein Os03g0120900-like isoform X1 → MDFESSARDNNRMGFSHEDSIEHSTIMATRGGVGAGPSWATAADRSIDDHQMMMMMNGPDTKLELMNSSPASGNDDAVSMSRSSSGGGGGAAVVVEREHMFDKVVTPSDVGKLNRLVIPKQHAEKYFPLDSSTNEKGLLLNFEDRNGKPWRFRYSYWNSSQSYVMTKGWSRFVKEKKLDAGDIVSFQRGVTDKERLFIDWRRRPEAVLPDHSSTINIPFSFHHNQHQSPHHHHHHQHRSNIPWSPSLMRPPPMNYGTVFNLQPYRNSYGVSGGIMGSTNSGGGVGGCYNGYGNVVNSVCSAGNPVFYLRPPHNMGSATAAAAAAGVSLQEEQYPIGIVQPQHHHHVEGSVVYGSVPVVHGKAAVAGKRLRLFGVNMECSSGSANSPSDDQSEECELISSHHHNRHHSMHHSSSSSSSPPQTILSSQASLGQLRLYNGTPIPGISTVDFLNKGKAFNFDI, encoded by the exons ATGGATTTTGAGTCTTCAGCGAGAGATAATAATCGCATGGGGTTTTCTCACGAGGATAGTATTGAGCATAGTACGATTATGGCGACCAGAG GAGGAGTAGGAGCTGGACCCAGCTGGGCTACGGCGGCGGATAGGTCAATCGACGATCatcagatgatgatgatgatgaatggTCCAGATACGAAGCTAGAGCTGATGAACTCTTCGCCTGCGAGTGGAAACGACGACGCCGTTTCGATGAGCAGATCATCAtccggaggaggaggaggagcagcAGTAGTGGTCGAAAGAGAGCACATGTTCGATAAAGTAGTAACGCCGAGCGACGTGGGGAAGCTGAACCGTCTGGTGATCCCAAAACAGCACGCGGAGAAGTACTTCCCTTTAGACTCATCCACCAACGAGAAGGGACTTCTCCTCAATTTCGAAGACCGGAACGGCAAGCCATGGCGCTTCCGCTACTCCTACTGGAACAGTAGCCAGAGCTACGTCATGACCAAAGGCTGGAGCCGTTTCGTCAAGGAGAAGAAGCTCGACGCAGGCGATATCGTTTCCTTTCAGCGCGGTGTCACTGATAAAGAACGTCTCTTTATTGACTGGAGACGCCGTCCCGAAGCCGTTCTACCAGACCACTCCTCAACCATTAACATCCCCTTCTCGTTCCACCACAACCAACATCAATcgccccaccaccaccaccaccaccaacaccGCTCCAACATCCCGTGGAGCCCTTCGCTAATGCGGCCACCGCCTATGAATTACGGCACTGTTTTCAATCTTCAGCCCTATCGCAACAGCTATGGAGTGAGTGGTGGTATTATGGGTAGTACTAATAGCGGTGGCGGAGTAGGAGGTTGTTACAATGGTTACGGGAATGTGGTGAATTCGGTTTGTTCAGCTGGGAACCCGGTGTTTTACCTTAGACCACCGCATAATATGGGCTCGGCCAcggctgctgctgctgcagcCGGGGTTTCATTACAAGAGGAACAGTATCCAATCGGAATTGTGCAGCCGCAGCACCACCATCATGTGGAGGGGTCCGTTGTGTACGGTTCGGTGCCGGTGGTACACGGTAAGGCTGCTGTAGCCGGGAAGAGATTAAGACTGTTTGGTGTGAACATGGAGtgtagtagtggtagtgctaATTCACCATCAGATGATCAATCCGAAGAATGTGAGTTGATTTCATCTCATCATCATAACCGTCATCACTCTATGCaccactcttcttcttcttcttcttctcctcctcaaacTATTCTGTCGTCTCAAGCTTCTCTCGGCCAGTTACGGCTCTATAATGGCACACCAATTCCAGGGATTTCAACTGTTGATTTCCTCAACAAAGGGAAGGCCTTCAATTTTGACATCTGA